A region of Labeo rohita strain BAU-BD-2019 chromosome 2, IGBB_LRoh.1.0, whole genome shotgun sequence DNA encodes the following proteins:
- the LOC127176568 gene encoding zinc finger BED domain-containing protein 4, translated as MCPLDGTVHCTCSKVCIEQKLALAAYAAEHELPCTFTIHQWKLIENMVSILAPFEELTQQISSSTASAADVIPCIRALTRLLEKTVESDHGVKTSKTVLLEAVRRRFADIDTQKLYAIATMLDPRYKDRYFPEDLKPTVRDLFRDVVTAHCHTELPSTSSVEVPGSSRSTDKSPPACSLQAMFAELVEEDTGQTDEEIAIVSQINQYLAEAVMPRSGQPLAYWQANKGRFPALAQAARAYLCSPCTSVDSERLFSTAANVIDDKINRLTSKNAEMFIVIKRNLPFMIET; from the exons ATGTGTCCACTCGATGGAACAGTACATTGTACATGTTCCAAAGTCTGTATAGAACAGAAACTGGCGCTTGCAGCCTATGCTGCAGAACACGAATTGCCATGCACGTTCACAATTCACCAGTGGAAATTAATCGAAAATATGGTCTCCATCCTCGCCCCGTTTGAAGAGCTCACACAACAGATCAGCTCATCAACTGCGTCCGCTGCGGATGTGATTCCGTGTATAAGAGCTCTCACCCGACTCTTGGAGAAGACGGTGGAGTCTGACCATGGTgtgaaaacatcaaaaacagtacTACTGGAAGCTGTCAGAAGACGATTCGCTGACATTGATACACAGAAGCTATATGCAATTGCGACGATGCTAGATCCAAG ATACAAAGACAGATACTTTCCAGAGGATCTCAAACCAACTGTGCGTGATCTGTTTCGGGACGTCGTTACAGCCCATTGCCACACTGAACTGCCAAGTACAAGCAGTGTTGAGGTGCCCGGTTCCAGCAGGTCAACAGACAAAAGCCCACCAGCTTGCTCTTTACAGGCAATGTTTGCTGAACTGGTGGAGGAGGATACAGGACAAACTGATGAGGAAATCGCGATCGTCTCACAGATCAACCAATATCTAGCAGAGGCCGTAATGCCACGCAGTGGACAGCCACTTGCTTATTGGCAGGCGAATAAAGGCCGCTTCCCTGCACTTGCACAGGCAGCAAGAGCATATCTTTGTTCACCGTGCACAAGTGTGGATAGTGAGCGACTGTTTAGCACAGCTGCAAACGTTATTGATGACAAAATAAACCGGCTGACATCAAAAAATGCGGAGATGTTCATAGTCATCAAGCGAAACTTGCCTTTTATGattgagacctga